The proteins below come from a single Paludibacter jiangxiensis genomic window:
- a CDS encoding 3-hydroxyacyl-CoA dehydrogenase family protein has translation MYSLPINYKERPIVIVGAGTLGMRIALMMATQGGEIRLVDNSAEQRCNAKTFIEEHLPDLLEKSQEGSKGTIILSDTIDTAVKDAWIVFEAIPEQLDLKIKLFGMLDKLTAPDAILASNSSSFPSSQFISEVSESGRTRVVNTHFYMPPLQKVVEIMSCGVTDPNIIITLMKLLPHYGGLVPFHVQKESVGFIFNRVWAAIKRECLEVVASGVSTPEDVDRIFYVNTGVDIGPFREMDRIGLDVVLQIEEHYAALNPALPTGPRELLKKYIAEGKLGVKSGCGFYAYDKPQS, from the coding sequence ATGTATTCATTACCTATAAATTACAAAGAAAGACCCATTGTAATTGTCGGCGCAGGAACACTGGGAATGCGCATTGCCTTGATGATGGCTACTCAGGGAGGAGAAATCAGACTGGTGGATAATTCTGCAGAACAACGGTGTAACGCAAAGACCTTTATTGAGGAACATCTTCCGGATTTACTGGAAAAATCTCAGGAAGGAAGTAAAGGCACAATTATCTTATCTGACACGATTGACACAGCGGTGAAAGATGCCTGGATTGTTTTTGAAGCAATACCTGAACAACTCGATCTTAAAATCAAGCTATTCGGGATGCTCGATAAGCTTACTGCTCCGGATGCAATTCTGGCCAGCAATTCATCTTCTTTTCCAAGTAGCCAGTTTATTTCAGAGGTAAGCGAATCTGGTCGCACAAGAGTGGTGAATACCCACTTTTATATGCCTCCATTGCAAAAGGTGGTCGAAATTATGAGTTGTGGCGTTACAGATCCGAACATTATAATCACCTTAATGAAACTCTTACCTCACTACGGGGGATTGGTTCCGTTTCATGTACAAAAAGAGAGCGTGGGATTCATCTTCAACCGGGTGTGGGCCGCAATCAAACGTGAATGTCTGGAAGTTGTGGCCAGCGGAGTCTCAACACCCGAAGATGTCGACCGCATCTTTTACGTAAATACCGGCGTTGACATCGGGCCATTTCGCGAAATGGATCGAATTGGTCTGGATGTGGTGCTTCAAATCGAAGAACATTATGCTGCTCTCAATCCTGCTTTGCCTACTGGTCCGCGTGAATTGCTTAAAAAATATATTGCGGAAGGCAAACTGGGAGTCAAGAGCGGTTGTGGATTTTATGCTTACGACAAGCCTCAATCATGA
- a CDS encoding GyrI-like domain-containing protein: MTTYKIDPVIKTIPEKKLIGIHRSMTLSNDTTFELWRSLMPRRKEISNALNPDLISMQLFGKPLIDGSFTQETPFEKWAAIEVTDFENIPVGMDSYIVPPGLYACFAYKGAANEAQPTIQYIYQEWLPASGYKPDNRPHITVMGDKYKGNDPDSEEEFRIPIVL; the protein is encoded by the coding sequence ATGACAACTTATAAAATAGACCCCGTCATTAAAACAATTCCAGAAAAGAAGCTGATCGGCATACATAGATCAATGACACTGAGCAACGATACAACATTTGAATTATGGCGATCATTAATGCCCCGAAGAAAAGAAATTTCAAATGCTCTGAATCCGGATCTGATTTCGATGCAGCTATTCGGCAAGCCTCTGATTGACGGATCATTTACACAGGAGACTCCGTTTGAAAAATGGGCTGCGATTGAAGTTACCGATTTTGAAAATATTCCGGTTGGCATGGATTCCTATATCGTACCTCCCGGCCTCTACGCCTGCTTTGCATATAAAGGAGCTGCCAATGAAGCACAACCTACAATACAATATATTTACCAAGAATGGCTTCCCGCGTCAGGATATAAACCGGACAACCGCCCCCACATCACCGTCATGGGAGACAAATACAAAGGGAATGACCCCGATTCGGAAGAAGAATTCAGAATACCCATTGTGCTGTAA
- the tdh gene encoding L-threonine 3-dehydrogenase — MKALVKLHPEKGIWMEDIPMPHVGINDVLIKIKKTAICGTDLHIYKWDEWSQQTIKTPMTIGHEYVGEVVDKGRGVRNIQIGDRVTGEGHIACGHCRNCRRGKLHVCENTIGVGVNRDGAFAEYLSLPAQNVVKLDHRITDDMAAIMDPFGNATHTALSFPLLGEDVLITGAGLIGSMATAICRFAGARNIVVSDLSEYRLKIAKKMGATLTVNLSQGETIEQAVKDLKMHGFDIGLEMSGSPAAFKSMVNNMYNGSKIALLGILPNSTAADWNKIIFKALTLKGIYGREMWETWYQMEQMLITGIDLTPIITHRFSVNDFQKGFDVMEKGECGKVILNWE, encoded by the coding sequence ATGAAGGCTTTAGTAAAACTTCATCCCGAAAAGGGAATCTGGATGGAAGATATTCCCATGCCGCACGTGGGTATTAACGACGTGCTGATAAAAATAAAGAAAACGGCTATATGCGGAACTGATCTGCATATCTACAAATGGGACGAATGGTCGCAGCAAACCATCAAAACCCCGATGACCATTGGACACGAATATGTGGGCGAGGTGGTCGATAAGGGGCGCGGGGTGCGTAATATCCAGATCGGCGACCGGGTGACCGGCGAAGGACATATTGCCTGCGGACATTGCCGTAACTGCCGCCGGGGCAAACTGCATGTGTGCGAAAATACCATTGGAGTGGGAGTAAATCGCGACGGCGCTTTTGCTGAATATCTTTCGCTTCCGGCTCAAAATGTGGTAAAACTCGATCACCGTATTACCGACGATATGGCAGCCATCATGGATCCGTTCGGTAACGCCACACATACGGCCCTGTCGTTCCCCTTGTTGGGAGAAGACGTACTGATTACCGGCGCAGGGCTGATCGGTTCGATGGCTACAGCTATTTGCCGTTTTGCCGGCGCCCGCAATATCGTGGTGAGTGATTTGAGTGAATACCGCCTTAAGATTGCGAAGAAAATGGGTGCCACGCTGACTGTCAATCTCTCTCAGGGAGAAACCATTGAGCAGGCTGTGAAAGACCTGAAGATGCACGGGTTCGATATCGGACTGGAGATGTCAGGATCACCGGCAGCTTTCAAGAGTATGGTCAATAATATGTATAACGGTTCGAAGATTGCGTTGCTCGGAATTCTGCCTAATTCCACCGCAGCCGACTGGAATAAGATTATCTTCAAAGCGTTGACATTGAAAGGTATTTATGGGCGCGAGATGTGGGAAACCTGGTACCAGATGGAGCAGATGCTGATTACCGGCATCGACCTGACTCCGATTATTACCCACCGTTTTTCAGTCAATGATTTCCAGAAAGGTTTTGATGTGATGGAAAAAGGCGAGTGCGGAAAAGTGATCCTAAACTGGGAATAA
- a CDS encoding heparinase II/III domain-containing protein: protein MKLRDRLFFLLVFFSLTFATAFAQISHRNILVPFETGINTQLIPVDEWKPFPQNAAEWRNLIPSETQKNLIKKGEAALKKEFRAIPATVTLEFKRNGNRTDYEDISFDKRYMLWDMVLAEAIEGNGRFTDHIIDGIWSVCEESFWGINAHIGMQKAGTGLPDVQEPVVDLFAAETAAILSWTDYLLGPSLDRQSKLIRQRIRYEIDRRVLTPMISARYGYLGGGNPEEKLSNWAPWVASNYLTANLLLEKDPQRRVDGVTRSMKIINQYINGLGNDGSTEEGPHYWFASGACVFDALALLKDATGGSLDLFQNEFIKQIGAYICKMHIAGNYFINVADAAPALKADGLLLYRFGTATGDDYLKSFGAMAYRESLHDTLPHEQFYRTRQLYNLKAISDCEKFTGSVNDIPDVWLPDVQLMSSRSAKGLFVAAHGGDNGESHNHNDVGDFMVYAGGYPLIIDVGRGTYTARTFSKNRYDIWFNTSAYHNLPLINGYQQAEGREFAASGVKYNHKGNISQLTLDIAKAYPREAGIQSWTRTVEMNKKQGITIRDSYRASAPLKSLSQTFMTICETDLSTPGQIRFILPDKKIATLSFNAAIWKASIEKAQKGIPEEKGLAASWDGKSIYRIILTAIAPNTQGTLQYKITF from the coding sequence ATGAAGTTACGCGATCGACTCTTCTTCCTTCTTGTTTTCTTTAGTCTTACATTTGCAACGGCGTTTGCGCAAATAAGCCATCGTAATATTCTGGTTCCTTTCGAAACTGGAATCAACACCCAACTTATACCTGTTGATGAATGGAAACCGTTTCCTCAAAATGCAGCAGAATGGAGAAATCTAATTCCCTCCGAAACGCAAAAAAACCTGATAAAAAAAGGAGAAGCTGCATTAAAAAAAGAGTTTCGGGCAATTCCGGCGACAGTCACGCTCGAATTCAAACGTAATGGGAACCGCACCGACTACGAGGACATTTCTTTCGACAAACGTTACATGCTGTGGGATATGGTTCTGGCAGAAGCAATTGAAGGGAACGGTCGCTTTACCGACCACATCATTGATGGCATCTGGTCGGTATGCGAAGAATCATTTTGGGGAATCAACGCACACATCGGAATGCAAAAAGCCGGAACAGGGTTGCCGGATGTGCAGGAACCGGTTGTCGATTTGTTTGCTGCCGAAACTGCTGCTATTCTTTCATGGACAGACTATCTTCTCGGTCCTTCGCTCGACCGACAATCGAAGCTTATCCGTCAACGCATCCGTTACGAAATTGACCGTCGTGTATTAACTCCCATGATTTCGGCACGCTACGGCTACCTTGGAGGTGGCAATCCGGAAGAAAAACTAAGCAACTGGGCACCTTGGGTAGCATCCAATTATCTTACGGCCAACCTGCTTCTCGAAAAAGATCCACAACGCCGCGTCGACGGTGTGACCAGATCTATGAAAATCATCAATCAATATATCAACGGATTGGGTAATGACGGCAGCACAGAAGAAGGCCCGCACTATTGGTTTGCTTCGGGAGCTTGTGTATTCGACGCACTTGCTCTGCTAAAAGATGCCACAGGAGGCAGTCTGGATCTTTTTCAAAACGAGTTTATCAAACAAATCGGAGCCTATATTTGCAAGATGCACATAGCCGGCAACTATTTTATCAATGTGGCGGATGCCGCACCTGCACTAAAAGCCGACGGATTGCTTCTCTATCGTTTTGGGACGGCTACCGGCGACGATTATCTTAAAAGTTTCGGGGCTATGGCTTACCGCGAATCGTTGCACGACACACTACCCCATGAACAATTCTACCGCACACGCCAGCTCTACAATCTGAAAGCGATTAGCGATTGTGAAAAATTCACCGGCTCGGTCAATGATATACCCGATGTTTGGCTGCCCGACGTTCAACTGATGTCTTCCCGTTCTGCAAAAGGATTATTTGTCGCTGCTCACGGGGGCGACAACGGCGAAAGTCACAACCATAACGACGTGGGCGATTTCATGGTGTATGCCGGTGGTTATCCGCTGATTATTGACGTGGGAAGAGGCACTTATACCGCGCGTACTTTTTCCAAAAACCGTTACGACATTTGGTTCAACACATCAGCATACCACAACCTTCCTCTGATCAACGGTTACCAGCAGGCAGAAGGGCGTGAATTTGCTGCCTCTGGGGTAAAATACAACCACAAAGGCAACATCTCGCAACTTACGCTCGACATCGCTAAAGCGTATCCGCGGGAAGCAGGCATCCAGTCGTGGACAAGAACTGTTGAAATGAACAAAAAACAAGGCATTACCATTCGGGATAGTTATCGGGCTTCAGCTCCTTTAAAAAGTTTGTCGCAAACTTTCATGACCATTTGCGAAACCGACCTGTCGACACCCGGACAGATACGCTTTATCCTTCCAGATAAAAAAATTGCCACCTTATCATTCAATGCGGCAATATGGAAGGCTTCCATTGAAAAGGCACAGAAAGGGATTCCGGAAGAGAAAGGTCTTGCTGCTTCATGGGACGGAAAATCCATTTACCGGATTATTCTCACTGCAATTGCACCCAATACGCAAGGCACATTACAATATAAAATTACATTCTGA
- the kbl gene encoding glycine C-acetyltransferase gives MYSKFQQHLQSELSAIQSAGLYKNERIIKSAQGAEIEVNGHKVLNFCANNYLGLANNPQLIEAAKQAFDARGYGMASVRFICGTQDTHKALEAKIAQFFGTEDTILYAACFDANGGVFEPLLGEEDAIISDSLNHASIIDGVRLCKAQRFRYANADMADLEKQLQAAQSCRFRLVVTDGVFSMDGNVAPLDKIYELANRYDAMVMVDESHSAGVVGKTGRGVTERFDLRGKVEIITGTLGKAFGGAIGGFTTGKKEIIDLLRQRSRPYLFSNSLPPSVAAAGIKMFEIMDETNELQDKLHANTDYFVSRMKAAGFDIKPTESAICAVMLYDARLSQEFAAKMLEEGIYVTGFYYPVVPQGQARIRVQVSAAHKTEHLDKAIAAFTKIGKELKVI, from the coding sequence ATGTATTCTAAATTTCAACAACATCTTCAGAGCGAACTTTCTGCCATACAATCGGCCGGGTTGTATAAAAATGAAAGAATTATTAAATCGGCTCAGGGAGCTGAAATAGAGGTGAATGGGCATAAAGTGCTCAACTTTTGTGCTAACAATTACTTAGGGTTGGCTAACAATCCGCAATTGATTGAGGCGGCAAAGCAGGCTTTTGATGCCAGAGGTTACGGAATGGCCTCTGTTCGTTTTATTTGCGGCACGCAGGATACTCATAAAGCCCTCGAAGCGAAGATTGCTCAGTTCTTCGGTACGGAAGATACTATTTTGTATGCAGCCTGCTTCGATGCCAACGGCGGCGTGTTTGAACCTCTGCTGGGCGAAGAAGATGCAATCATCTCCGATTCTCTGAATCATGCTTCCATTATCGACGGAGTACGTTTGTGTAAAGCGCAGCGTTTCCGTTATGCAAATGCCGATATGGCCGATCTTGAAAAACAGTTACAGGCAGCGCAATCGTGTCGTTTTCGTTTGGTGGTTACCGACGGCGTTTTCTCTATGGATGGCAACGTGGCTCCGTTGGATAAAATCTACGAACTGGCAAACAGGTACGATGCCATGGTGATGGTGGACGAGTCGCACTCTGCTGGCGTGGTCGGTAAAACAGGCAGAGGAGTAACTGAACGGTTTGATCTGCGCGGTAAGGTGGAAATCATTACCGGTACGCTCGGAAAAGCTTTCGGTGGTGCTATCGGTGGCTTTACAACCGGCAAAAAAGAGATTATCGATCTGTTGCGTCAACGCTCGCGGCCGTATCTCTTCTCCAATTCGCTGCCGCCTTCAGTAGCTGCGGCAGGCATCAAAATGTTTGAGATAATGGACGAAACCAACGAATTGCAGGATAAGTTGCATGCCAATACCGACTATTTCGTGTCGCGCATGAAAGCTGCCGGCTTCGATATCAAGCCGACCGAATCGGCCATTTGTGCGGTGATGTTGTACGATGCCCGCTTGTCGCAGGAGTTTGCAGCCAAAATGCTTGAGGAAGGCATTTATGTAACCGGATTCTATTATCCTGTTGTGCCTCAGGGTCAGGCTCGCATCCGCGTACAGGTGTCGGCTGCGCACAAAACCGAACACTTAGACAAAGCAATCGCTGCGTTCACCAAGATAGGAAAAGAACTGAAGGTAATTTGA
- a CDS encoding tetrahydrofolate dehydrogenase/cyclohydrolase catalytic domain-containing protein, giving the protein MDTLIIKDEVLPNLIFTEVKADIASLKQQYNKTPGIAFIGFGDVPLAKYVIPLHVKAAQDAGFRVVTQIKPDEITEEELFDAIDKLNANPEIDAILVLQPLPLHLNPLRVINRVNPDKEVEGFHPLNMMATLMPDALDNKYTMCLPGALEAILQNNQIALPKDAEWVLLLDNEFIENPLVRMVARTAILKSLPADSSVTFVNKNSAHLIEHCKRADVLVVVTKSPEYVRTEWLKPGVFIIDIYSNLVNEVPSKKDPSHFIPVIRGGVNVESIKGIASGIIPIPGGLMTVVLGILLKNATISFRNRLQSQQ; this is encoded by the coding sequence ATGGACACCCTGATTATTAAAGATGAAGTGCTTCCAAATCTCATTTTCACGGAAGTAAAGGCTGACATTGCTTCATTAAAGCAACAATACAATAAAACTCCCGGCATTGCTTTCATCGGTTTCGGAGATGTTCCTCTGGCTAAATATGTAATTCCTCTGCATGTAAAAGCTGCCCAGGATGCAGGTTTTCGTGTAGTAACCCAAATAAAACCGGACGAGATAACAGAAGAGGAGCTTTTTGATGCCATTGACAAATTGAATGCCAATCCGGAAATTGACGCGATTCTTGTATTGCAACCACTGCCACTCCACCTAAATCCACTGCGGGTCATCAACAGGGTAAATCCCGACAAAGAAGTGGAAGGATTTCATCCCTTAAACATGATGGCGACTCTTATGCCCGATGCTTTGGACAACAAATATACCATGTGTCTTCCGGGTGCACTGGAAGCTATCCTGCAAAACAATCAAATAGCTTTGCCAAAAGATGCGGAATGGGTTTTGTTATTGGATAACGAGTTCATTGAAAACCCGCTTGTAAGGATGGTTGCACGCACGGCAATACTCAAATCACTACCGGCTGACAGCTCCGTTACTTTTGTGAATAAAAACTCTGCCCACCTGATTGAACACTGCAAACGAGCCGACGTTTTGGTTGTGGTCACCAAATCACCCGAATACGTTCGGACAGAATGGCTTAAACCCGGAGTATTTATCATCGACATCTATTCAAATCTGGTCAACGAAGTTCCTTCAAAAAAAGATCCGTCCCATTTCATTCCGGTTATCCGGGGCGGCGTAAATGTTGAGTCGATAAAAGGAATTGCCTCCGGAATCATTCCCATTCCGGGAGGATTAATGACCGTAGTATTAGGCATATTGTTGAAAAACGCTACTATCTCGTTCCGTAACAGACTCCAATCGCAGCAATGA
- a CDS encoding S8 family peptidase, with translation MIKHNFYLILCIAGMFMAGCTTKTDVAFIDQTDASSITALDVANKYIVVFKEKVNLQAADFPTRNASVKAKAYGLLKKYGISGDIEEVYESSINGFAVKMAPGQAKKMEIDSLVKWVEADKIIALSPIEMQGKPGGGGTNQPPQQTPWGITRVGGGINATISGTAWIIDTGIDFTHPDLNVDQTRSRAFLSKSASAADENGHGTHVSGIVAAKNNTIGVVGVAPGATLVSVRVLNKSGSGTTSGVIAGVNYVGANGKGGDVANMSLGGGVSTSLDAAVIGASSAVKFVLAAGNESDDAINHSPARVEGSNIYTISAMDKTDTWPYFSNYGSVVDFCAPGVAIYSTYKGSSYATLSGTSMATPHVTGLLLLGEIKTDGTVIGDPDGHPDPIAHH, from the coding sequence ATGATTAAGCACAACTTTTATCTCATTCTGTGCATAGCCGGAATGTTTATGGCAGGATGCACAACTAAAACAGACGTTGCATTCATCGATCAGACGGATGCGTCTTCCATCACTGCGCTCGATGTAGCCAATAAGTACATCGTGGTATTCAAAGAGAAGGTCAACCTGCAAGCTGCAGATTTTCCCACTCGTAATGCCAGTGTAAAAGCAAAAGCCTACGGACTCCTCAAGAAATACGGAATTTCAGGCGACATTGAAGAAGTGTACGAATCCTCCATCAACGGATTCGCCGTAAAAATGGCTCCCGGACAGGCAAAGAAAATGGAAATCGACTCACTCGTAAAATGGGTGGAAGCAGATAAAATCATTGCACTTTCACCCATAGAAATGCAAGGAAAACCTGGCGGAGGAGGCACAAACCAACCGCCACAACAAACGCCATGGGGAATTACACGCGTTGGTGGAGGAATCAATGCCACAATTTCAGGGACTGCCTGGATAATTGACACAGGCATTGATTTCACCCATCCCGATCTGAACGTCGATCAAACCAGATCTCGCGCATTTCTGAGCAAATCGGCCTCCGCTGCCGACGAAAACGGTCACGGAACTCATGTTTCGGGTATTGTGGCAGCAAAAAACAACACCATCGGAGTGGTTGGAGTAGCTCCCGGAGCCACACTGGTATCTGTCAGAGTACTGAACAAAAGCGGTAGCGGAACAACTTCCGGTGTAATTGCAGGAGTAAACTATGTTGGTGCAAATGGCAAAGGCGGCGATGTGGCCAATATGAGTCTGGGAGGAGGGGTATCAACCTCATTAGACGCAGCTGTAATAGGAGCTTCTTCCGCAGTGAAATTTGTTCTTGCAGCTGGTAATGAGTCGGACGATGCCATCAATCACTCGCCGGCACGGGTCGAAGGTTCAAACATCTATACCATTTCAGCCATGGATAAAACCGATACCTGGCCCTATTTTTCCAACTATGGATCGGTGGTAGATTTTTGTGCTCCAGGCGTTGCTATTTATTCCACTTATAAAGGAAGTTCTTATGCAACACTTTCAGGTACTTCAATGGCAACTCCGCATGTCACCGGTCTTCTGTTATTGGGAGAAATTAAAACTGATGGTACAGTCATCGGTGATCCGGACGGACATCCGGATCCGATAGCTCATCATTAA